Proteins found in one Quercus robur chromosome 2, dhQueRobu3.1, whole genome shotgun sequence genomic segment:
- the LOC126716075 gene encoding glycosyltransferase BC10: MARWYNKDETTTTTEKNFTCLHKLVQILSFLVVFVAGIVIGLVTTSNINRHFINNRQSFSSSFVPVRKSCDNNNVNEECFCGSLKGYLRTKNVSHSMSDEELLWRASLMPKKEEYPYKRVPKVAFMFLTRGPLPMLPLWEKFFDGQDPDLFSVYVHAPPGFDLNVSKDSPFYHREIPSKSVSWGSVKLSDAERRLLANALLDFSNERFVLLSESCIPVYNFRKVYKYLTDSTYSFVESYDDPSRYGRGRYSRHMHPHIKLYHWRKGSQWFEVNRELAVYIVGDTQYYTLFRKYCTPACYPDEHYIPTFLNMFHGSQNSNRTVTWVDWSLGGPHPAMYGEANITKDFIQSIRNNHTLCQYNSEMTSVCYLFARKFAPSALGPLLDLSSTVMEF; the protein is encoded by the exons ATGGCTCGTTGGTACAACAAAGAcgaaacaacaacaacaacagagaAAAACTTCACATGTTTACACAAACTAGTACAAATCCTCTCGTTCCTCGTAGTTTTCGTGGCCGGAATCGTGATCGGATTGGTGACAACCTCGAACATAAACCGCCACTTCATCAACAACCGCCAATCCTTCTCTTCTTCCTTCGTGCCTGTCCGCAAATCATGCGACAACAACAATGTTAACGAGGAGTGTTTTTGTGGGAGCTTGAAGGGGTATTTGAGGACCAAAAACGTGAGTCATTCGATGTCGGATGAGGAGTTGCTGTGGAGAGCTTCCTTGATGCCCAAGAAAGAGGAGTACCCTTACAAGAGAGTCCCTAAAGTGGCTTTCATGTTCTTGACTAGAGGGCCCTTACCCATGTTGCCTTTGTGGGAGAAGTTCTTTGATGGACAGGATCCAGACTTGTTCTCCGTTTATGTCCATGCTCCTCCCGGGTTTGACCTCAATGTGTCTAAGGATTCGCCTTTTTATCATCGGGAAATCCCCAGCAAG agTGTTTCATGGGGATCCGTGaaactgtctgatgctgagaGGCGCCTTCTAGCCAATGCTCTGCTTGACTTTTCAAATGAGCGATTTGTACTTCTTTCTGAGAGCTGCATCCCAGTCTATAACTTCCGAAAAGTTTACAAATATCTCACTGATTCTACCTACAGTTTTGTTGAGTCATATGATGACCCCTCTCGATATGGACGTGGCCGCTACAGCCGCCATATGCATCCTCATATAAAGCTCTATCATTGGCGGAAAGGGTCCCAGTGGTTTGAAGTTAACCGTGAACTAGCTGTTTATATAGTTGGTGACACCCAGTACTACACCCTCTTCAGGAAATATTGCACGCCTGCTTGCTACCCAGATGAACATTACATTCCAACTTTCCTGAACATGTTCCATGGTTCACAGAATTCAAATCGGACTGTGACTTGGGTTGACTGGTCGCTGGGAGGTCCACACCCGGCAATGTATGGAGAAGCTAATATTACCAAGGATTTTATCCAGTCTATAAGGAATAACCACACACTTTGTCAATATAATTCTGAGATGACATCTGTTTGTTACCTCTTTGCCCGGAAGTTTGCTCCAAGTGCACTGGGGCCTTTGCTTGACCTTAGCTCAACAGTAatggaattttga
- the LOC126716074 gene encoding pentatricopeptide repeat-containing protein At1g10270 — protein sequence MSLYRLLLRSLRRPSTTTSQTLTPLLLLQTNQPTRRGFAFSSAEEAAAERRRRKRRLRIEPPLHALRRDPSQPPPQRDPNAPRLPDSTSALVGPRLNLHNRVQSLIRAGDLDAASAVARHSVFSNTRPTVFTCNAIIAAMYRAKRYNDAVALFHFFFNQSNIVPNVVSYNNLINTHCDEGRVDQGLEVYRHIIASAPFSPSSVTYRHLTKGLIDAGRIQEAVDLLREMLNKGHGADSLVYNNVIKGFLDLENLEKANELFVELKERCLVYDGVVNATFMNWFFNQGKDKEAMESYKSLLDRQFKMVPATCNVLLEVLLKHGKKKEALALFDSMLDNHTPPTFQAVNSETFNIMVNECFKLGKFEEVIPTFKKVGTKSNSKAFQMDVAGYNNIIARFCENEMLSEAEMLFTELSSKSLSPDVTTHRTLIDAFLKANRIDDALKVLNKMVDAGLRVVASFGNRVFDELIKNGKAADCAQILSKMGEKEPKPDPTCYEVVIKGLCNEGALDRSWDLMGEVMRYGVGVTPALQETVNEAFTKAGRGEEIERLLGMNRWGYAHMPSRPPPRMAGPSHPPSGPPQMVRPQYPPSGYPQMARPQQTPSGPTQMGWQQYPPSGPSQMSGPQYPPSGSPQMVGPHYPPSGSPQVAWQQHTPSGLAQFARPPQPPSGINPESQMTGPQQTPSGPTQMGWQQHPPSGPSQMSGPQYPPSGSPQIAGPHYPSSGSSQMSWQQHTPSGLAQMARPPQPPSPPPMTGFHHPPSGPSQTEGLQHPPPGSQTNESHNSPSALPQTTEQVATG from the exons ATGTCTCTCTATCGTCTCCTCCTCCGTTCTCTCCGCCGCCCTTCCACCACCACCTCCCAAACTCTAACCCCACTCCTCCTCCTCCAAACCAACCAACCCACCCGCCGTGGCTTCGCCTTCTCCTCCGCCGAAGAAGCCGCTGCCGAACGACGCCGTCGCAAGCGCCGCCTCCGCATCGAGCCGCCTCTCCATGCACTCCGCCGTGACCCCTCCCAACCGCCACCACAGAGAGACCCGAACGCTCCTCGGCTTCCGGACTCCACCTCAGCTCTGGTGGGTCCCAGGCTGAACCTCCACAATAGGGTGCAGTCTCTGATCAGAGCCGGTGACCTCGATGCTGCTTCTGCGGTGGCGAGACACTCTGTGTTTTCGAATACGAGGCCTACTGTCTTCACTTGCAATGCTATCATCGCCGCCATGTACCGTGCCAAGAG GTACAATGATGCTGTTGCCCTCTTCcacttcttcttcaaccaatCAAATATTGTTCCTAATGTTGTATCttataataatttgattaataCTCATTGTGATGAGGGGAGGGTTGATCAGGGGTTGGAAGTGTATCGCCATATTATTGCGAGTGCACCATTTAGTCCATCGTCGGTTACATACCGGCATTTGACAAAAGGGTTGATTGATGCAGGGCGGATTCAAGAGGCGGTGGATCTCTTGAGGGAAATGTTGAATAAGGGGCACGGTGCAGACTCATTGGTTTATAACAATGTGATCAAGGGGTTTCTAGATTTGGAAAATTTGGAGAAGGCTAATGAGCTTTTTGTTGAGCTGAAGGAGCGGTGTCTGGTGTATGATGGGGTTGTGAATGCGACATTTATGAACTGGTTTTTTAATCAGGGGAAAGATAAGGAGGCAATGGAGTCATATAAGTCCTTGCTTGATCGCCAGTTTAAGATGGTGCCTGCGACTTGCAATGTTCTTTTGGAGGTATTGCTTAAGCACGGGAAGAAGAAGGAAGCTTTGGCATTGTTTGATTCGATGTTGGATAATCACACCCCGCCAACTTTCCAAGCAGTGAATTCAGAAACATTTAACATAATGGTTAATGAATGCTTTAAGCTTGGCAAGTTTGAGGAGGTAATTCCCACATTTAAGAAAGTTGGgacaaaatcaaattcaaaggCTTTTCAAATGGATGTTGCAGGTTATAATAATATCATTGCTCGGTTTTGTGAGAATGAGATGTTATCAGAGGCAGAGATGCTGTTTACAGAATTATCCTCAAAGTCATTGTCCCCTGATGTCACTACTCATAGGACTTTGATTGATGCATTTTTGAAAGCGAACAGGATTGATGATGCATTGAAGGTGTTGAACAAAATGGTGGATGCTGGTTTGAGGGTGGTTGCTAGTTTTGGTAATAGGGTGTTCGATGAATTGATCAAGAATGGCAAGGCAGCAGACTGTGCCCAGATTTTGTCTAAAATGGGAGAAAAAGAACCTAAACCAGACCCTACTTGTTATGAGGTTGTGATTAAGGGACTTTGCAATGAAGGTGCATTGGACAGGAGCTGGGATCTAATGGGCGAGGTGATGAGGTATGGTGTTGGTGTTACTCCTGCATTGCAGGAAACTGTAAATGAGGCATTTACAAAAGCTGGTCGGGGTGAAGAGATTGAAAGACTGTTGGGCATGAATAGGTGGGGATATGCACACATGCCATCAAGACCACCTCCTCGAATGGCAGGACCTTCTCACCCACCATCCGGACCCCCTCAAATGGTAAGGCCACAATACCCACCATCTGGATACCCTCAAATGGCCAGACCCCAGCAGACACCATCAGGGCCCACACAAATGGGTTGGCAGCAGTACCCACCATCTGGACCCTCTCAAATGTCCGGACCACAGTACCCACCATCTGGATCCCCTCAAATGGTTGGACCACATTACCCACCGTCTGGATCCCCTCAAGTGGCATGGCAGCAGCACACACCATCTGGACTTGCTCAATTTGCCAGACCACCACAGCCACCATCAGGAATCAACCCAGAGTCTCAAATGACCGGACCCCAGCAGACACCATCGGGGCCCACACAAATGGGATGGCAACAGCACCCACCATCTGGACCCTCTCAAATGTCCGGACCACAGTACCCACCATCTGGATCCCCTCAAATTGCTGGACCACATTACCCATCATCTGGATCCTCTCAAATGTCATGGCAGCAGCACACGCCATCTGGACTTGCTCAAATGGCCAGACCACCGCAACCACCATCTCCCCCTCCAATGACAGGATTCCATCACCCACCATCTGGCCCATCTCAAACAGAAGGGCTGCAGCACCCACCACCAGGATCTCAAACAAATGAATCACATAACTCACCCTCAGCACTTCCTCAAACAACGGAACAGGTAGCAACGGGTTAG